The window GCAAAGGAGAAAAGGCCACCTATTGGTAAGCAGCTCGGAAATACATGTTTGATTTTACTTTTGGCGTTTCAGTTCATCTGGATTTTGGTGAATAATTAGATGATATTTAAATAGAGATTGATAACATGAGTGAAATAGGTTACCGGCCATTTGTGGAGGCTTGCATTGATGCAGAAGAGAAAGGTGAAGCTTTAAAGTACATCCCCAAACTTGTAGATCCAAGGGAAAGAGCTGAGGTATATTTCATTacaaattacataatatatctTTGTTGTTTCTTTACATGCCGAGTAATTGTTACATTGGAATTGAACATGAATGTCAGTTTTTAAACTATGGGCTTCTCCTCAAGCTAGTTCCATGTAATATTTCTTGGAAAGTGAATAGGATACTATTTATGAGAAGTTAATTGATCATTCTTCTAAAGGTTATGCTCTTGTTTCTTGTCTGGTgtaggttattgaaaatcaggttatttgagtaaaaagacattaatataaatatataatgatttttctCTAAATGGGATGGTAGTTTGGTTAAtgtttgaatgatgtgattctgattagattgttgattggatagtcagttattttatttaatcttttttcttttggcTAAGATGATGGTGGTTTATAATTGATCTCAAATGACCCACATCAAACCAAGACCCAAGTGTTTTTGACTATATATAAAATGGTATAAGCAGATTTTACATAGTTTTTGCTAAGATGTAACATGACTTATTTGGATCTGTTAAATAAACTTTTGTGGCGCCTCTTTAGAAGATTTGATAGAATTAATTGAAATCTTGAAATGAAAACTATACATGGGAAGGAAAATGGTTTAGTAGCGAAAGGATAACTTCTTCCTTCATTCTTTCGCTTCTTTCATAAAAAAGGAGGAACTTCCACAAGATGGTTTTTTTGCTTGTAACTTGTGAACACATTTTGTGCTCACGCCCTTTGACAATGCAACCCAGGCCTTATATGAAACAACTCATTTGTCTTTGGCCCAGAAACACTTTCTGGAGCTGGACCTGGGTTTGGATGAGAAAACATCtgcaaatttataaatatatgtctaGTTAAGTTATGTTCCATAATATTATCTGGATGAGATACTTGACAAgaaaaaaagtgtttccaaagaAGTCTGATATAGACATTttcttgtccaaatccagatcCAGTTTTAGAATGTTTCCAAATGGGTTACAAGTGAATGGAGTTGTGTCTTTCCCAACTAGATCCATCTTTTTTtagtatttcaaataaattgacTTCCCTTTTTAATAGTTTATCCATCTCCTCTCTTCAAATTACTACAATGacattttatttgacttgtaaTAAATAGGTATGTATACTAATAATCATAATCCAATGAATTATCTTGTGCTTGCAATTATTAATGAGGCTTGTGTGTTGTTTTGGCTTATTAATAGGCATATGCAAGGATCGGTATGGCTAAGGAAGCTGCGGATGCTGCATCTCAAACCAAGGATGGTGAATTGCTTGGTCGGTTGAAGCAAACTTTTGCTCAAAACGCGGCTGCTTCTTCCATTTTCGACACTCTTCGAGATCGCTTGGGCGTTTCATAGCTTCAATTCTTcttgtttaattatttgtctcTTTTTTCCTTTGGGTGTTTTCGGTGGTGATGCCACTTGCTTGCGTGTGTTGTTTATtgtcttcttcctttccctcgGGTTTTGTCCCGATTAGAGCAAAGCATCATCCTTCACATGCTCGAGCTTTAATTCTGctggagaaaaaaaaaacaggatTATAATTGGGTGTTTGTAGTGTTTTTTAGGCTTAGTTGAATATTTTTGTGATCAAGAGACTTTTGGCTTGGCTTGGCTTCCAAAGGAAATGCTTCCATGAATTACTACTACTTCATATGATCTCTTTGTTTGAGGATGATTAACATGAACTTGAGGATGATATTAACCCTTTTGATGAAACTGGCATATAATTGTTAAATACTGAAGTTTAATTGtactgaaaaataaattaaaacaaagtatataagttgatttgataaaaatataatagaatcCTTAGTATTAAGGTTTAATAGTATGATAATTGAATTAACTTTTTAGAGTTAATTTATctgagttatttatttttttaaacataatttgagGTGATTTTAcatcattttaattaagttCAGTTAATAACACAGTTATcaaaaaatactaacttagttTTACTGTTCTGTAGTTACTTGGTTATTTTGACATTTGTGATAATAAGTATACCAATAATATTGCATTTTTTCTCCAACACACTCTAAATATAGAGAATCTTGTTTAAGAGATGAAATATTTCATGATATTAGATTATCATGACTTTTGccagaaaaaatataaaaagagaatCACACAAATCTGAGTTTGGGTGCTTGGATTGGTAAAGTGTGTAATTAGCACTTTTGCATCACTTTATAACAAGTGTTTACTttttaatttctagattataactaaacacttaaaatattttgcatCACTTAACTTTTATATAATGTGTATATATTATGTTGgccatatttattatttaattaattatactctTTAATTAACTCTTacaataaaagatatttttttttcttgcttTTTAAGTAGTCTCATTCTAATATTCAGTATGCATGAGTcatgagtttatttgaaaaagtaaattttataaattcaataacttttttaacttaatacatttttttttaatgaaaattgaaacaataaattttaaaccattttttttttgggtcgGTAAAGAGGGAGgtatcaaaatcaataataataaaagaaaaacataaccatattaattaattactccAAATCTTCCTGAGGTAGATATCCCAAGGTCATGGGTTCGAACCCGTTATACGATAAGTTTcgcgcctagttaaatggttaagtgtatttgcgggttatatattttgaaattatttttatactacttaatattgttatatatttaatatatttttaataaaatatataattaatatatttattttaattttgtggaGCACAATTTGAAATTACATTAATCCTCCCAAATGTTGGGGTCATCCTTGATGGTGTGTAAGCTTGTAAGGTTTGTGCAGGCTGAtgcattgtttttattaattaatttattaaactaagtATAATgcattatttaatatatatcaaaattatttacccataaattttttaatccCTACTCTTCTGGAATGCAAGACacattcttttatattttgattttaaactattgttttgattttttttatctagtgaaaaaaaagtttattatcGAGATTAAAAATTATCGGTACTAACCATATATTACTCTCGGTATTCGTCTATATTGCGACTTTCGATAAATCTTTTTAGGTGTTTCCCGAGAGATTTGTAAATTTCTCGGTATATTCACTTTGAGAAAAATGCCGAAGGTTATTATAAAATCTCTCGATATTGCCTTGAAGAGAACATACTGAGATATATCAAACTTTACACACATCCTTATTATCAtttaacacaaacaaatatatatatagagagaggtAAAGATGTAGTACTTTTGCATCACTTTATAACACGTgtttacattttaatttctaaattataactaaacacttaaaatattttgcatcacttaactttaataatatatataggtctatttattaattaattaattatactcttaaacttttttaattttaattaatctcataaaataagttttataagattaagtatTCTCATTCTAATATTGAGTATGACTcatgagtttatttgaaaaagtaatttttacaaattagcatgaaatatatttttaacttaatgcggtctaataaaaatagaacctaaaacatttaatttcttaaacaaattttttgtTACTTCATTGATACATACTAAGGTATCAAaatcagtaaaaaaaaaataacataaatcatATTACTTAATTACTCCAAATCTTAATTACTAAAATGATACATGGTAAACAACAAAGACAAACCTTATTAGAATACTTGTACACTCTAAAAGTTCACCATCTATAAGAGATCAAACTTATTGAAACTTaagctaataataataataataataataagataaacaATGATCAAATTAATTAGGTGCAAGGACAAGGAGTGAGCTGACAAAGTTTGGGAAGCATCTTGGATTTGGTTGTATTAATGTTCAACGTGACAATCGTTTGCTTAAAACAATCACACAAACCGTCGCGATCAGCTGCCGATGACACGGAAATAACCTCCAATTTCTTGGCGGCGGCACAACACTCGATGGTCGGAATCGATGGCCCCGGCGTGAACCAATACGACCTGCATGGAACCAACATCCTATTCACTTCTCCACACTCTATTCCTTTTGTGGCCGCCGGAAAAACCATTAATGAAGCTGTAATGAGCAGAAGAAAGCTGGTTATGATATTGACAACCAAAGAAGACgccatttataatattattaataataatgtatgaTCGAATAATGGGAACtctatttgaaattaataatattgcaGGTTATAAGGTTATAGATGCATGGCCAGGCTTTTATAGTGTGTAAGGTTTGTGCATGCTGAtgcattgtttttttttttcattaatttattaaaataagtataatgcattatttaatatatatatttgcccACAAACTTTTTAATCTCTGTTATTTTGGACTTGACactttattttatgttttgattttaaattattgttttgattttcTTTAGTTTAGAAGTGAGCACGTCTCGAAAAGATGGTCTTACGGTAAATTAGAATGTTCTTAGTATGAATCGAAACTTAATTAATCAACTCGTTTATGAAACCGCCAAACTaacctaataaaaaattaaaatatatattaattataattatagttaatAACTAAACATTTCtcttgataattaaatatttaaccttttaattataaagagtagctgtttttcttattaaaaatattttgtagatacgataaaatatcaatatttacaaaattaatatatataaaaattatttgcgggataatttaactaaattaatgttttaaaatataataacttaatttgatattttcataaatttgtatatattttttatccaaATTTAAACATAGATCCAAATACAAGGGAGAAGCTTAAGCGAGAGTTTAGACACAATTGTGTGAATTTGTTAAGAATTGAAGAGTTAATTAAGAggattaaaaaaagaaatgaaaaatataaaataaataaattaataatgactTAAGGGACACAAATAATGGGTGGATAGTTGAGTGAAATGATGTTAAAATGGAAacgaaataaattaatttattgaaaactgtaactaattttacaattaagatttattaatatttgaaaaaaaaattaaataatttttttttaatattttatttcaaaatacttGCATCTAGATTACGaaattcaatcaataatttaaaaataaaatttagtttgcaattttattttatcatatagaTGTAGAACTAGTTAAGTTTGCATTATCTATTAGTATATTAAGTTTACAACTTTTACCACCACATTTGTATATTATGTGtgacaataaatatatatatatggttttttttttttgttaatatattagttaaatcatatatttataaaaaaaaattgtatttttcaatttttagtgatttattttgtaataaatatttttcaaattttattttcagaaaaagtttttgttaaaaatatagttaaaagtTATTGCAATTTTAATTACCATTCTTAAAAACGtgcattaaataatatataaaaaaaaattgggtagtgaaagtatttttaaatgcaatatatatattatattcaatatgATAATCATTATTATACTGTGACAGCTACATATATGATCACTCAAGAACTTTGTTATTGGTTAGATGTATTTGATTAGATTTCATAAGTGGTATGATCATACTAATGAGATTTCATTTAATTGGAGATTCAAATTTGAGTTCAATCTTGTCTCATATTTCTcattattaagatattaaacCAATGTATAAAAGtataatacttttatattttaactattattaagattttttatttatgtataaaattaatatcattttataaaaggttaaaatatcaaaatgtttttaattaaaatcaaacaataaaactTAGTAAAAGAAATCATGATTTCATTAATTACAACCAactaacaattataattatatgtttttatcaaaaaaaaatatataagtgatttaggataaattaattaaataagaacttaaaGATTGATTATTATTACACATAAATCATCTTTTTCACTCTGTGCTATGTTTGATtctgtaattttaattttaaaaaatttatatgaaaaatagtCGTGCCTAaatttattgtttagattagtggtttcttaattattttaaaaatatttcaaattcacgaaatctaaaattataaagtttaattta is drawn from Impatiens glandulifera chromosome 3, dImpGla2.1, whole genome shotgun sequence and contains these coding sequences:
- the LOC124929967 gene encoding non-specific lipid-transfer protein 1-like, coding for MASSLVVNIITSFLLLITASLMVFPAATKGIECGEVNRMLVPCRSYWFTPGPSIPTIECCAAAKKLEVISVSSAADRDGLCDCFKQTIVTLNINTTKSKMLPKLCQLTPCPCT